GTTATTGTATCTATAGAAAAGTGCTTCTTTCACCGGAATAACACCGGGCTTACTTCCCGAGGCCGAAGAAGTTGCGGATACGCTGTGAGAACGTTTGACGCTCAACTTTATCTTTCACCACCCGCACGTTTTCTTTAGTCGCTTCTAAATTTGCTGCGCGTTGTTCAAGTACAGCGCCCAAAGTATCAGCTAACGACGGTGTTTTCTCTAACACATTCCTAAACGCTTTATTATTAAGCACCAATAGGACAGATTCTTTTAATGCACGCACCGTTGCAGTACAAGGTTCCCCCGTCAATAAACTCATCTCACCAAAATAGTTACCTGTTATAAGTTCCGCAACTTTTTGTGTCATCCCGCCTACGGTATTGATTAATACTTCAACCTTACCATCCAAAATGATATAAAACGCTTCCCCCTGCCCGCCTTGCAGTATAATAGTTTCACCGGGAGCAAATATTTTTTCCTCTAAAACCCCGGCTATCTCTGTAATAACCCCGTCGTCTAACATATTAAACAATTCAACTTCCTTCAACAATTTCTTACGTTGCTCCAAAGCAATATCCGGAGACACTTCTTTCGGCCTGATAATTCCAACCCTCTGCTGCGGGACAGGAATTTCTACGCCCTCACGTTTAAACGCATACCACGCATTGGTTTGTACTTCTGTCTGCAGATTATAAGTAAACTCAAAATTATCAACAAAAAAGTAAAGGCTGTATTTTATGTAATAATCCTCAAATCCGTCAATCCACACATACGGCGGAACTGGAGATTGCACTATATGTTTGTTCATCGGAAGACAAGATAACAGAATACGTTTAACTTTCTCTGGATGAACTTCGGTCCCTGTTTTTACTTCAACCCTTACCCTTTGAGTCCCTTCTAAACGGCAAAATTGAGATGCCTGAAGTGTATTGTTAGGTATTACCACCTGTGAACCGTTCCATAACCGAAGGAAAGTCATACCCCACGTAAAATTTTCCACTTTACCTTCCATCCCGTTATAACTTATCCACTCACCAATACGTACTACACGGCTAAGAATTACACTTGCGATAAAACGTTTGATCGGATCCTGCAATGCAACCATGATACCCGCAGTTGCAACAGTAGGTATAGCTACCATTGCTAACGGATTAAAATGGAAAAAGTTATATGCCAGGATAAGCAGTACTATCGCGTAGATTACCCACATTAGAACTTTACGTAACGGCGGTGTTATCCATACATTACGTACGGTCACCAAATAATATTCCACAAGTATTGCATTTATTAAAGTCAACAATAAATACGCGATTGCCGCGTATGTCATGAACCCCAGTATTACAACAACTCTAGTACCCATACTTTTATCTAAGTCCGAATACTGAACAAACACCGTGAGTAACAACAATACTGCAGCAAGCCAGTAATTAATCCTCAACTGTTTAGGCAGGTTCATTTTCTTTACTGCAAGTAATTTTGACAGCCCGATGTAGCAAACAATAATCACTGCAGCGAATATCACAATATTTAATATAAGGTTAAGCGTAATATCTACCATACCATACTCCTGCTAAACATCCTCCGGTATTTTACCGTCATACCGTTTTGTCAACCCGCGGATAAACGCGTTTGCGCAGTCCGGGTCAAACTGTGAACCTCTAAACATTTCAATTTCTTTTACCGCCATGGTAAGCGGCAGTTTACTGCGGTAAGGACGGTTGGACGTCATTGCGTCAAACGTATCCGCCACAGCGATTATCCTTGCATAGAACGGTATAGTGTCTCCAAATAACCTTGAAGGATACCCCTGCCCGTCATACCGTTCCTGATGATGCCGTATACCCGGGATAATTTTTTCTAACTGTTTAATGGAAGACAACATATCCGCACCGATAGTTGGATGTTTTTTCATCTCAACCCATTCCTCTTCAGTAAGTTTTCCTTGTTTATGCAATACACGTTCCGGCACACCAATTTTGCCAATATCATGCAATAACGCTGCGAGTTCCAAACTTGTTTTTTCATCATTGTTAATACCCAACTCATCACCAATCATCAATGCATAATCGCATACCCGTTCCGAATGCCCGTGTGTATACGGATCCTTAGCATCAATCGCACTGGACAGCGCGCGCATACTACCCAAGAAAAGATCGTTGAGATCCTTAAACAACTGCGCTTTTTGTACAGCCAACGCGCCGTTAGTGGTTAATATTGACAACAGTTTAATATCATCCTGAGTAAATTCTTTCCCGTTTTTTTTATTTACAGCTTCAGCAACACCGATAAGTTTATCTTCTATTTTCATAGGCACTGCAAGTATGGATTTTGTAACAAACCCGCTTTCTTTATCCGCTTTTGCGGTAAAACGTTTATCCTTACTCACATCCTGCACAACTACCGATTCACTATGTTCCGCCACCCAACCTGCGATTCCTTCACCTTTTTCGAGGTACACTTTATTCAGTGCTTCTTTCTTTGCACCGGCAGCTGCAAAAAAGTATAGCTGTCCACGGTCTTTATCCATTAACAATATCGATGACGCTTCAGAATCCATCACCTGGCTCACAATAGACATGATAATGTTCAGGACGCTGTGAAGTTCAAACTTGGAATTAATAATCTCAGATGAAGTAATCAATGTTTCAAGCTGTAGGACACGTTTCTTTAGGAGTTCATTCTCCGCTGTTAGCTTTCGCAGTTCTTCCGTCAAATTGTTGCCCTCCATACCAGCAAAAAATCCCGGCTATTAAAAAATACTATTATTATTGCGTCAACAACTTTACTAAAATAGCTTTTTGTATATGCAACCTATTCTCAGCCTGGTCAAAGATAATTGAATTTTTGCCATCCATAACTTCACTAGTAATTTCTTCGCCTCTCCTTGCGGGAAGGCAATGCATTGCCAAGCATCCGCGTGCCGCGCGGGACATAACTTTTGAATTTAACTGATACGGCCGTAAATCGCGGTACCGTTTTTTCTTCTCATCTTCCTGCCCCATCGACACCCATACGTCAGTGTATAACGCATCAGCACCAGCAACACCTTTCGCCACATCATTTTCCACACTGATCTTCGCGCCAGTACTCGCAGCAATTGATTTAGCTTCTGCCATATACTTCGCAGACGGAACATACCCTTTCGGGGAACATATAACAAATGTTACGCCCAGCATCGCAGAAAGTAATAACAACGAATTTGCGACATTATTACTCCCATCACCAAGGAAGACAAATTTTAGTTTCCGCAGTTCCTGGTAATCAACTTTCCCGGTGGAACTAATCCATCCTTTACGTTCAAGTATCGTAAAATAATCGCTTAATACCTGGCACGGATGCTCTTCATCAGTCAACCCGTTGATTACCGGTATTGAAGCATGTTTTGAAAATTCCAGAAGTTCATCATGATCCTTTGTACGGATAAGAATACCGTGTACGTACCGTGAGAACACCCGGGCAGTATCCCCATAACTCTCACCGCGTCGTAACTGCAAGTCCTGCGCGTTAAACATTAACGGCAACCCGCCCAGCTGGTACATCCCTACGGAAAAAGATACACTGGTACGTGTTGACGGTTTATGAAAAATCATAGCTAACGCTTTACCCTTTAACGGCGTATACGGAATCCCGCGCTGTGACTTACTCTTAATCGTATAAGCAAGTTCAAAAAGTTTAAGAATTTCTTTTACAGATAAATCAGTTATTGCGATTAAATTGTTCTGCATAATATTTTGTATGCCGTATTACTCGACGAGCTTAGACTTTTGTAAATCCCCGACCCATACAGGGTAGCGGTAAGACGAATTATAATTCTGGAAACTCATTGCGTTATAATGGAACGCTTCAACAAAGTTTACCGTAATCAACTGATAAACCTTCTCATTTGACTGCAAGCATTCTTTCATTAACACCGGATCGTTATTAAACTCCTTAATCAACTGCTGGTTAACAACGTCGCGCATTGTCATGAACGCCAATAATGGTTCGTATATCTGGAACCCGTCTTTCAAATATTTTTTTGCAAGGTTCTGCACTGTACCGAGTATAGGTTTGATATTATTATCCTGTAACATAATCAAACCATCCTGGTATATCTGATACGATGATTCCCAGATATCTTCCATTGGATGAAACCTGTATCTCGTATTATGCAGATTTTTGATCGCGAACGATACTTCTTCTACTAAACTATTAGACTTTTTTCTTAGAAAAGTCACTAATTTTTCTGACATACAACTCCTATAAAATTAGCGTTTCTAGTGAAAACTCAAATGAAGTACTCACGCGTTATCCTTGCTTGGGGATAAGTATTGCCCTTGGCATACCTCCTTTCATCAACCATATATAGTATCTAACAAATAAATAATACTATACCAATAAGCGAGTTGTCAATATTACTTAATCACGCAGGGCGACCAGCAGGGAAGAGTGGAATCACCTTTGATATTAGCCACTCTCTGCTGCACCTGCCCATCTACGGTTATACGGTATAATTCATACCTGCCGGAACGGTTTGAGGAGAACACAATC
The DNA window shown above is from Elusimicrobiota bacterium and carries:
- a CDS encoding mechanosensitive ion channel family protein; translation: MVDITLNLILNIVIFAAVIIVCYIGLSKLLAVKKMNLPKQLRINYWLAAVLLLLTVFVQYSDLDKSMGTRVVVILGFMTYAAIAYLLLTLINAILVEYYLVTVRNVWITPPLRKVLMWVIYAIVLLILAYNFFHFNPLAMVAIPTVATAGIMVALQDPIKRFIASVILSRVVRIGEWISYNGMEGKVENFTWGMTFLRLWNGSQVVIPNNTLQASQFCRLEGTQRVRVEVKTGTEVHPEKVKRILLSCLPMNKHIVQSPVPPYVWIDGFEDYYIKYSLYFFVDNFEFTYNLQTEVQTNAWYAFKREGVEIPVPQQRVGIIRPKEVSPDIALEQRKKLLKEVELFNMLDDGVITEIAGVLEEKIFAPGETIILQGGQGEAFYIILDGKVEVLINTVGGMTQKVAELITGNYFGEMSLLTGEPCTATVRALKESVLLVLNNKAFRNVLEKTPSLADTLGAVLEQRAANLEATKENVRVVKDKVERQTFSQRIRNFFGLGK
- a CDS encoding HD domain-containing phosphohydrolase — encoded protein: MEGNNLTEELRKLTAENELLKKRVLQLETLITSSEIINSKFELHSVLNIIMSIVSQVMDSEASSILLMDKDRGQLYFFAAAGAKKEALNKVYLEKGEGIAGWVAEHSESVVVQDVSKDKRFTAKADKESGFVTKSILAVPMKIEDKLIGVAEAVNKKNGKEFTQDDIKLLSILTTNGALAVQKAQLFKDLNDLFLGSMRALSSAIDAKDPYTHGHSERVCDYALMIGDELGINNDEKTSLELAALLHDIGKIGVPERVLHKQGKLTEEEWVEMKKHPTIGADMLSSIKQLEKIIPGIRHHQERYDGQGYPSRLFGDTIPFYARIIAVADTFDAMTSNRPYRSKLPLTMAVKEIEMFRGSQFDPDCANAFIRGLTKRYDGKIPEDV
- the argF gene encoding ornithine carbamoyltransferase, with translation MQNNLIAITDLSVKEILKLFELAYTIKSKSQRGIPYTPLKGKALAMIFHKPSTRTSVSFSVGMYQLGGLPLMFNAQDLQLRRGESYGDTARVFSRYVHGILIRTKDHDELLEFSKHASIPVINGLTDEEHPCQVLSDYFTILERKGWISSTGKVDYQELRKLKFVFLGDGSNNVANSLLLLSAMLGVTFVICSPKGYVPSAKYMAEAKSIAASTGAKISVENDVAKGVAGADALYTDVWVSMGQEDEKKKRYRDLRPYQLNSKVMSRAARGCLAMHCLPARRGEEITSEVMDGKNSIIFDQAENRLHIQKAILVKLLTQ